A window of Equus przewalskii isolate Varuska chromosome 6, EquPr2, whole genome shotgun sequence genomic DNA:
TTTACAGCACAAACAACCTCCATGCAAATATCATATAGAAATTCTCATTCGTATGATATGGAGAGAGGCAAAAGAATTTTCATAAGATTATTGAAATACAGAATTGATAAATAAGATGGATTTCATTTCTCAGGTAATACTATGTATCAAATTATTATATCTAGTTTTAAAAGCAATCTTGTAGGAAACAAGAATGTTTTAGGTGCAATAGGTGTAGTAATATGCTATTTAGGTAAATTTTTGAGAAAACCCTCAAGAAATACGTAAATAAACACTAAAAGTATGGAAACACTGACAGAAAATATATGCACCGTATTAATGACAGTGGTTGCATTGGGGGACAGGTGTACAGGGCAATAGAATCATGGaggaatataaagaaaactcaaattttatCGATAGTGTTTCAAATCactacaaaatatgttttaaacaaGTActattaaatgcatatattttaaatataggtaTTGGGTATTATAGTAATAACATATAATATTAACTGAACATTTTCTAAGTGCCAGGCAATATTCTAAGGCATTGTTCTTGACCCTAGCTATATGTTGAGACCACTAAGGTCTGCATGTGTAGAAATTATTATGCAATTGGTTCTAGGCTGTGACCAAGGCATCAGTACAATTTACAATATTCACAGGTAAACACAATAATCAGCTAGGATTGAGAACCAAGGGTCTGACCTTTTTACGttctatttaatttactttcttaAGACAATCTTATAAGGTAAGTtcaattattatctccatttttactgATCTGGAGATTCCCCAGGGGTTTGATAtatccatctttgttcttctttcttttgcatttttccccaaattaactGATAGTGTGAAGGAAAATGGAGATCAGAGTTGCCTTCAGGGAAATGACTTGTGGATAATCGGTTTAAAGGAGAATTGATTTAAAGAGATCCCTCCCTCTTTCAGTAAGATTGAAATGAACTAGGCATAAGAAGGCTGGGTTTCAGACACAGTTTGGGGGCCTCCCTAAAGTCTTCATTTGTGAATAAGAGAGTTGGATTTGATGGGGACACAGCACTTCCAAATATTTAGGATGAGAAATACATGTAAGCATTTTTACCAAAACACTGCAAAATGGAGACCTAAAAAACAAAGAGCAGTGTCAAACACTAGATGTTTCTCTGAGATTACGTAGGTTTTGTACGTAATCCTGAATAAACCAAGAAATTGGAAGaaactagttttttaaaagtgaatttttgttgaatgattgagAAGTGCACTGTACATTAATACCATCTATGGTGTCAATCATGCTATATATTTTTGTGCATTTACCAAAGcagatttattaaaatttgaagCATATCAGGCCAAGGTTAGAAGTtatatttgaaaagacatttatttccagttatattgagatgtaattgatgtacagcactgtataagtttaaggcgtGCAGCACAAggacttgacttacatatattgtgaaatgattatcacaataagctTAGTTAACACCCGTCATCTCCTATAGATACAACAATAAATTGCTGTTTTGATAAGCACTTTCAGTGTTTACTCTCTTAACagttttcaaatataccatacatcAGTGTTAACTACAGTTATcacactgtacattacatctccagtacttatttatcttataagtgGAGTTTGTACCTTTGGGCTGTGTTCATCCAATTCCCCCACCTGCTatccagcctctggtaaccacaaatctgatctctttttctatgaatttgtttttgtaagattccacatgtgagatcatacaatatttgtctttctctgcctgacctataacacttagcataatgccctcaaagtccatcgaTGTTGTCATAAATGATggaattttattacattttatggctgaataatattccatatatatacatatatgtagaataatattccacatatatacatatatgtatatatatacacacacacatatatatatagcacatatacatatacctcacattttctttatccaaacaTCTATCAATGAACACTTGGGTTGATTCTATgccttggctattatgaataatgctgctttgtaTGTGAGggcacagatatctcttcaacacagtgttttcttttcctttggatataatcccagaagtggaattactggatcatgtggcagttctattttgaattttttgaggaacctccatactgttttccatagtggatgtaCCAATTTGCAATCCCAACAACAGTGCACTAGGGTTTccttgaaaatacatttaaaagacaACCCATATATTTGCTTGAGCACGTCTTTCCAGGGAAaagataaatcagaaaacaaagaacgatggaaacacaggaaaataactggcacattaaaagaaatattttctggttATGAACATTTGACTTTAGTTTAGAATCCACATATTGTAGTTCTAGTAATTACACAGCttatcaacaataataaaaaatattccaaataaagGGAATCTCTTGCACTGTATCTGAATGAAATAAGACTGCTTCTAAGTGTCTTTTAATTAGAATAGTTGTCTTTTCCTAAAGGGAGAAGCCTATTTCTTAttcaatgtttctttcttttgttgaggaagattggccctgagctaacatctgttgccaatctttctctttttgcctgagcaagattgtcgctgagctaacatctgtccaatcttcctctattttgtatgcatgtatccacagcatggtgtgatgagcagtgtgtaggtctgtgcccagtatctgaacccatgcacccagggctgctgaagtgcagcacGTGAACTTCACCATTACACCATTGGGTCAGCCCctcaatgtgtttttttaaaaaagtaggcTGTATTTTATGGTGTTCATGGATTTGTTATCTCTAAATGTCCTTGATCCTATAACATTCTTCAGGTGAGTGTGTCTAAAGTAAGTGTGTATAGAAAGAGATGAATAACATAGAAACCACTGAGGAAATAATTCTAAGAAAATTGGATTTGGGACACTGAGAAATACTGCTGAAGACACTGGGGTATACAACCTCGTGAGTGAATTGCTTACATCTAAAATATGGACACAAAGCTGGGTGTCCATttactttgttacttttttcaagCCTCCCTTCTTTTTCAACAGGTGTCCAAGCTATACAGAGCCTCAAAATCTGACAAGTGTCTCAGAATTCCTTCTAATGGGACTCTCAGATGATCTGGAAATGCAGCCTTTGCTCTTTGGGCTATTCCTGTTCATGTACTTGGTCACCATGTTGGGGAACCTTCTCATCATCCTGGCAGTCAGCTgtgactcccacctccacacccccatgtacttcttcctctccaacctgTCTTTGGCTGACATCGGTTTCACTACCACCACAATCCCGAAGATGATTCTAGATATACAAACTCACAGTAGAGTCATCTCCTATGTGGGTTGCCTGACTCAGATgtctttttttactatttttggaTGTTTGGATAGTTTACTCCTGactgtgatggcctatgaccggtTTGTAGCCATCTGTGAACCGCTACACTACTCACGCATCATGAACCCATGCCTCTGTGGCTTGTTGGTTTTGGTGTCACTTTTCATAAGCTTTTTGGTCTCCCAGATGCACAATTTGTTTGTGCTACAACTTACCTACttcaaaaatgtggaaatttccAATTTCTTCTGTGACCCTTCTCAACTCCTCAACCTTGCCTGTTCTGACACCTCCACCAATAATGCAGTCATGTATTTTATTGGTGCCATCTCTGGTTTTCTCCCTATATCAGGGATCCTTTTCTCttactataaaattatttcctccattttgagAGTCCCCTCCTCAGGTGGGAAGTATAAAGCCTTCTCCACTTGTGGCTCACACCTGTCAATTGTCTGCTTATTTTATGGAACTGGCCTTGGGGTGTACTTCAGTTCTGCAGTCTCACTTTCTCCCAGGAAAGATGTGGTTGCCTCGGTGGTGTACACTGTGGTcacccccatgctgaaccccttcatctacagtctgaggaacagagacATCAAAAGAGCCATGCGGAGGCTCCTCAGCCAAACAATCTAATATCAGTACCTGTGCCATCCATTTGGAGTGTAGGTTGGAAAATGCAGCAAAAGTAAACATCTGAACTTGCAATCCTACCTCTGTAATCACATCATTTTATAGTTCTCATGACTTTTACTTCTCTCCTTTTGTAATATGTGAATATTGCTTCTTTTTGTATGTCTTTAGTGGAACTCAGGGCATGTTACGGGATCCTTTTATATCATAATTACTGCATGACTGAATCTTGTTTAAACAGTTTATCATTGATGACCCAGGCATCCAAGAAAGATGAACAAtgcttttgtatatttaaaagttacatCTTTCACACAGCTCTTGTGTGTTTTCCATACACATTTCTTATttatcagggccagcccagtggcatagtggttgagttcacatgctccccttcagcagcccagggatcaTGGGTTCAATCCTGTGTGCatacctatacactgctcatcaagccatgctgtggcagcatcctacatacaaaaaaaggaggaatattggcacagatgttagctcagggacatcttcctcatgcaaaaagaggaagattgtcaacgaatgttagctcagggttgatcttcctcaccaaaaaagaaattctcatttattaaatatgctTATGCAGGTTATGTGTGAGGATGTGTGTCACTGGTTCTCAACTTGGCTTTTATTGAAATTGCCTGGTAAGCTTAAAAATACTGATAACTGGATCTCACCACCAGAGATTTGGATTTAATTGGATTGGAATGTGGCCTGAGCGTGAGGATTATTTAAAGCTGTCAGGTGGTTCTAGTGTTCAGCCAATGATGAGAACTGCTGATCTAGGTCAGATCTTTCATTCAAAGATGACCTGCATGTCTTAGGTCCTAACTGCTCATGGGCAAATGCCAAAGACCCTGAAAAGATCAGGGCTCCAAAAGGAAAGATACAAAAAGCCTACTGTAGCAATAGGCAATGTGTTTTCCCCACTATTCCTGATAACGTTTTTTGGGATATCTTCTCTCACTACACTGTATAGCTGGGCATATGTTCTGCTGATGAAGCTGTTGTCCCTCTGCTCCAAATTCACAATTCTATACTTTGCTTTGCTGTGCTGGGGTGGGGCTCTTGAAATCACTGCTCTATTTTCCATCTTGTGTTCACTTCACATACTTTCAATAGTGGTCAGCAAGAGTCATTATTCCCTAAAAGCTCAACTGTGTTGCTAAAGTTTCCCAAGTGGTCCCCTGAGCTATTccagaatgttttttttttttttgaggaagattagccctgagctaactactgccaatcctcctctttttgctggggaagactggccctgagctaacatccatgcctatcttcccctactttatatgtaggatgcctaccacagcatggcttttgccaagcagtgccatgtctgcacctgggatccgaactggcaaaccccgggccaccaagaagtgtaacatgcgaacttaaccactgtgccaccaggccaggcccccagaAAAGTTTGTATTCAGGGATAGCTTTCTAATTATTGATCTTTGTtggaggggcagaggctggggagtcTCTTACTTCACCTAAATGGTTTTGTCTTAGGGTCACATGTGAAgagatgcactataattagtgttcgggtagtgaacatgatgtaatgtatccagaatttgaaatatgatgtacatccgaaaacaaacaaacaaaagataaatggTTTTGTCAAGTTTCTTCATATCGTTAATGACAAACCAATTTCTGAATTCCTCATGCAAAGACCTCTGAGTGAGGAAGACTGAATGGGGAGGATGTAGAAGGTTGTAAAGGACCATCATTTTCTTATAACTCACTTTATCAACtagaaaaaaacccagacatTCCAAAAGCACATTTATTTAGACCTTGGGATCTGTGAACACAAAGTAATCTAAAGTAATGGAGTAAATGAGCTCTTCTCAATGAGCAGAAATCAGAAGGCACTGGGCATTTGTTGAATTTGGGCACAGAAAGGCTGTAGCTTGGTGTGATGCCAACGGAGGGACCTTGTTgatggaagaaaaatcacattggCTTCTTCTGAATGCATGTCATCAAACAACATGTTGGGGTCTGCAGAAATACAATATCAGAGGCAATTTCTACCCATGTACCAGTTCATGCTCAAGGAAATTTTGCTGAAACCATTGTGGTGTGAAGGGTTGTGGACTATGTTGGGAAGCAGAAAGACATCTCCAGGGTCTTGTGGTACCTAGAGACCAACATCCTTATAGAGGGTGAAGGCTTCATGGTGGGAAGATTCTAATATGCTCCCCAAAACCTCTGCCTCCTGTATTCACTCCACTGTGGAGGCCTATCCCCTTGAGTGTGTCCCTGATGATTTGCTTCCAACCAACCCAACATGGCAAAACTGATGAGATGTCATTTATGAGATTAGGGTAGAAAAAGATTCTGGCTTTCATCTTCCTGGTCTTTGCTTCTCCTTCACTGGCATGCTTGTTCTCATGGAAGCCACCTGTCACGTGTGATCGTTCCCATGATAATCTTGTAGCATAGAACTGAGGAAGTCCTCTGGCCAACAGTTCACAAGAAACCCTTCCAGCAGCCATGTGAGAGGGCTTGGAAACACATCCTGTTCTGGTTAAACCTTGAGATGACTGCAGACCTAGCTGACTCTTTGATTGCACTGTAATCTGACACCAAGATTGCAGTCTTGTAATATACCCTGGTTTATTTAAGAGAAgtaacaaattacaaataagagtATAGCTGTCAATAGTTTTCTAATATATCAACATACACTAGTGAAAGAGAAAACTTAGAACTTGGGATATcatttaaataagcaaaaaaaaaaaaaaaccctaaaaaagggaaatagaaagtTCCTCTTTGAGACAGAAATCTTAACTGACAGAATGGTCATAATTTCTGCTTCTTATTATAGAAGACCTACTTCTCCCTAATTTACGTGATTAACAGAATGTACTTGCAGATGTTAAAGTCAAAAAGATATAGAttcaattgaaaaagaaaagagtctgCATTTTATGTTAAGATCCTTGAAATTGGAAGTCGGAAGCAAAGAGTACAGTTGAATTTTCTCCTGAGAGGCGGAAGGGCCCAGCTGCTTCTAAATACATtcacctttctccttttcctcttctgttaaatTAGGAAGTCCTCAGAGATTGGACTAATTTTACTAATTATGAGCTCTGTGCACTGAGCCCTCAAGGTCTTATAGGAGGGAATAAATATCCTGTGCCTCCAGCCTTTCAATGTATCAGTCCTAGCTAGGCTTCATACCTGTATCTCTTCCTCCCAAAGTCATGGTCTCCATCAAGGTATCTATGCCTGAGTCTATCTTCCCTCCAGTTCTGAGAACAGAGATTCAGCCTTCATCATTCACCAGGCAAGAGAAGGCAATGGATCCAAACTCCTAGGTCATGACCCAGCAGAGATACAGCACAGACCAGTAAGTACCCAGGGAGATGGTGGATGAAGGAGGGACCATGGAGGATCTTGTTTCTTCATTATGAAGACAAGCAAGACAATTGAGATAGCTAGATGTGAGGAAATCAATATGCAAGTTTCAACTCAGAGGCCAAGGaagtttatgttttgttttctttttttctgttgaggaTTTCAGAACTCGCATTCAGAATTCTACTCTATTCCACTACCATTTCTAGCTTCCTTGGGCATCACCCACACCAGAGCAGGAAATAGATCTCTCCAAACTATTCCCTGAGCATCCCAAAATGATCATGCATGCAATGATTATGTTCATGATGGGGATGAGAAGAATAACCATAATATCATGAAAATTTATTGAGGGTTTCCTATGACATTCTCTGAGCTATGTGGTATgcagcttttaaattttaatctgcATAATCACCGCAAGATATAGGGGcacatattatcattattttacgGTTGAAGAAAGGagtactgtatttttatttaatttgaactAGGTCCCGGTATAAAAAGACGTGAAGTCAGGATTGGATCGAGTAGCAAGACTCTATTCACAAGTCATAGGACAATGTCTTTCTGTACAACTGAGTTTCATATGActattgagcccttgaaatgtgccTAGTGTAAATTGAGATTTGTCTTCCATATAAAATACCAGATTTTGAAGACGTAGAATAAAGCAACATAAAGTACCTCAACTGTGTATATTGgtgaaattatatttttggtatagtgggttaaataaaatgttaaaataaaataaagactcaACTATCCTACtcaacatttcctttctctttcaaggTCACTCCAGGAAGAATGCTCACAGGGAAATGACTGAgtctcattcatttctgattccCCAGCACCTACATGGTGGTTGGCACAGTGCAGgcaaccaaaataaaatatatataaatctctGTTAAATGTTGATTACCTTGTGTTAGTCCACAGGAACACAGCATAGTCCATACGATTTCCACACTGAGAGCTTTCCTGCCTGGGCTTTCATCCCTTTCAGGGATGTCCTGTATGACTAAAGAAATTAATGAGATTAATCATTTCCCTCCAAGCACTCTTCCCAGAGTGACAAATTAATCacacctgaggagggggtcatgagaacctctgatttgtagccaagtcagacagaattTATGGGTAATCTGGGGACCTACCACTTATTATTGGCACCTGAAATGGAAGCAGTCTTGAGGGACTGATCTcctaacctgtgggatctgaaactccaggcagatagtgtcagaattgaattaaattgtaggacactcagctggaaTTGTGGAGAATTTCTTAGCGTGGGGAAAATCTCCCACATTTGGTGACTAGAAATGTCAGAACTGAAGGGTTTCATTTGAGGGTAAAGGAGGcacaattaggaaatgaaaaactGGGTAGATTTTTCCTATACAGTGCCAAAGACAATTTTAATTCAGTCAGAATGTACATGCCCCTTATGGGATTTTTGAGAGCAAGGGGAGCTATTGCAACAGGGAATTAAGGCAAGAAAATAGTTCCAATTGTGAAGGTGAGGTATACTGTTTGTCCTCTCTTTTTGTGTTCACGAACCTTCCTAAGATTATAGAGAATTCCTTGTTGAAATTTAGTGGGATCTCCAGCTGACTACTGTAATTTGAGCCCTGATATTGACTGAAGACACATAGGTTTGCCAATCATGGTTTGAATTTCAGCAGATATTAAAGTTAGTTCAGAACCTATgttgaagagaaacaaaagctaattgatgtcattttattttttgctctatTAATTATTTTAGTAGATGTTGGACTTTCATCTTGCCCAAATTGTATACACctgtttcagttttttgtttcctccttcaTATTCaggtctctttctttctctcctttttctcttcttatttatcttttatcaCTAGATATATGTCAAGGGAGCTCCTTTCTATCCTGCTCATATTTAATGAATTTCTTTATCTGGAAAGCCTCAAATCAGTGCCTTCAGGGTTAGGGAACTCCTCTGTGATAATGgctgttttacagttttcatatACCCTATACTTTAATTGGGTTTTAACTAACCCCTTCATTGTCCTACAGGAGTGCCATGGGTATTTATCCTGGTAACCCTGTGGATCTGGATCTTTGTTGTGACAAAGGCATGGGGCAACAATAGCTGCTGGGGTTTTTAAAGGTCCTGGTATGTTTTTAGGGGTGGATACCTCAGCATGACACACGATGGCtgcttttctttgtctcctcttccttcttcttcttcttctccttcttcttcttctttttcttctgcttctgcttcttctgcttgtccttctcttcttcctcctcccccaccatctccttctcttcccttctcctttccttctccttcttcctcttcctgtttttcttcttcctcctcctcctcctccccctccttcttcttctctctttctcaatttcCTGATGACCACTCTTTCTTGAGAAACCACCTCATGAACCTATATCTGGCTCAGGGTATACTTTTTCCCCGAACACCCCCAAGGGCAAATTCCTGGCTGAAACAAACAACCAATCAGGGTAAGAGTATTTCCCCTGACCTTACTGTCAGTCACAGCTTCATTATAGGACATACAGATAGGTCTGGGATGAGACACAAGGCCCAGGGCCACCTTAAGGAAGGACCCAATCTAAACCTCTTGTCTCTAATAGCCAAGTAATTATTGAAACATCTTAAGTAGGTGAGTTAAATTTTTAGGAGAGGATTGGAAGGACTCAAAAAATGCAGCACAGTTCAAAGTGCAAGCTTCTAGCAGGCAGTAGCTCAAAGAGCATGTCATCAGGCAGCAGAGCCAGGGAGCAAGCCAGAGCAGGAGAAGACCTCTGAGAGTAGTGGTCATTGTTTCAATGTCCCACTCTCTGCATGAAGTGTAGAGGACACTCCGTAGAAATAGGATGGACTCTGACTCAAACTTTGGCTTGGATGTTGAGGCTGATGATGCCACACACACAAGAAGGTATAAAAAGTTTCATTCTTCATATAAAGATCTCCTGGTCTGGTGAGAGCATAGCAGGCCTTCTAAACTATTCTGAAATTACATGAGAGTTCAAGGAAAGTGGCTGGCTTGGGTGTTTTACTGTGATTTTGTTGTGAGTTCACAGTGAGAGTTCCTGAACATGTGCATGGGCTTGTGAGGATTGGACCTCTCATGGTGGCCAAAGGAGGGAGGACtcaggctttcttttctttaaattatgtttaattgacacataacattatattagtttcagaagtacaatataaatattcagtatttgtatatattgtgaaatgatcaccacagtaagtctaagTAACATCCATCAGCATCCATCGTTATACAATTTTTTccttgatgagaacttttaatatctattctgttggcaactttcaaatatgcaatacagcattgttaactataatcaccatgttgtatattacatcccctggacttatttattttataacagaaGGATCCAGGCTTCTTTATCAGCTACTTCATATGTTgggcagaaggggaagagagagagatttggctTAAAAACTGTTAGGAGCCAAACTTTACACAGAGAAAATGGAGTGAAACACTTTATTACGTAGTTTTTATACTGTTTATAAATAGTACAGATCAAGGGAATTAATTTCCATGCATTtggataaaataaattacattcaaCTGCTTATTagtgtcctttatttttttttcttcaagggaAAGgatatttcttattc
This region includes:
- the LOC103543972 gene encoding olfactory receptor 7E178-like — encoded protein: MGLSDDLEMQPLLFGLFLFMYLVTMLGNLLIILAVSCDSHLHTPMYFFLSNLSLADIGFTTTTIPKMILDIQTHSRVISYVGCLTQMSFFTIFGCLDSLLLTVMAYDRFVAICEPLHYSRIMNPCLCGLLVLVSLFISFLVSQMHNLFVLQLTYFKNVEISNFFCDPSQLLNLACSDTSTNNAVMYFIGAISGFLPISGILFSYYKIISSILRVPSSGGKYKAFSTCGSHLSIVCLFYGTGLGVYFSSAVSLSPRKDVVASVVYTVVTPMLNPFIYSLRNRDIKRAMRRLLSQTI